The Dyadobacter sp. 676 DNA window GAATGGCCACATTCCAAACCTTATCGCTGAACCTGCAAGGCAGTCTATGTAAATATGCCCCGGTTGTTGAACTCACGGGACAAAACTGTGTCATGTAAAAATTCCTGTCGGGCCGCGGATCCCTGAAAAATAGCAATGGAAAATAGCTGCGGCTATTTTCGTCAGGAAAGTTTTCGACTAATTGTAACCCTACAGAGTCAATTGGGGTAACCGGTGGCATAATTGCATCAGCCTCGAAAGAATTATCCCCAACTAGAACCGTCAGATGAAGCTTATCGCCAGCTGCACAATTCAATTTCGTAGCATAATAATAGCCTTCGAACAAGGGATCGTCATATTCATTCTCCACAAGCCTTTCGTTTACCAAGGTATCTAAATCGCCCTTTTGATTGCTCACCACTACAACGGCGCCATCGACAGGGGTGACAGACGTCTCATTGGGTCTTCTCGCCCACGTTAAACGGACATAATTGTTCACATTCATGTCTGTAAATTGTCCGTCAACAACCAGAACGGGCTCGCCGTTTTGACCCAGATCTAGCTCTATGCTTTTCGCGCATGAGAGCATGAAGATAAGGGCGACTATTACGATTGTCCCATATTTTAGGATAAAGCTGGCCGACCAGCTTATTTCATTTGACACTCTATTGATCCAATGCTGCATTTAGTTGCTTACTTAGTTCTTCTAAACTAATCTCCCCGTAGTAAATTCTTCCGTCTATGATAATCGTAGGGGTTCCGGTTACCTTTTGGTCAGCCAACCTTTTCATGCTGGCCAGTACTTTCGTGGAATCGTAGCCCGCTATACATGCCATACATTTTGCCGCGTCCAATTTAAGGTAGGCCATTAACGCCTTGACCTCTGTCGGCGAGTCTACATTCTGTTTGTGCAATGCGGTATATGCATCCCAATATTTATCTTGCTCACCAGCACAGTCTGCTAGGATCATTGAAGTATTGACACCACCTGAGAAATGCGCGTACTTAAAAAAAACTTTGTCTTTAAATCGTTCATAGAAGGCATTAATTGTATGCTCATATTGTCTGCATGAGGGACAAGTAAAATCAGAAATAATCCAAACTGCATGCTTTGAAAGCTCATAGCCCCTCCCCATAAACGAAACCCCGCGGAGATCCAACTTTGGACCTATAGGTGGTTTGAGCGTAGTCGTAACCTGGAATTTCTTTTTCAGATCATTTACATATTCGCTTTT harbors:
- a CDS encoding DUF4249 family protein — encoded protein: MQHWINRVSNEISWSASFILKYGTIVIVALIFMLSCAKSIELDLGQNGEPVLVVDGQFTDMNVNNYVRLTWARRPNETSVTPVDGAVVVVSNQKGDLDTLVNERLVENEYDDPLFEGYYYATKLNCAAGDKLHLTVLVGDNSFEADAIMPPVTPIDSVGLQLVENFPDENSRSYFPLLFFRDPRPDRNFYMTQFCPVSSTTGAYLHRLPCRFSDKVWNVAILDDKHLPEYVNGLNINVGATPSPYFKQWLTVDDYTAFLYSLTEEAYNYYLALIKSLNSDGGVYSPAPANAPSNIRGTAPAAGFFNASCVKQKPFSIIP
- a CDS encoding thioredoxin domain-containing protein; its protein translation is MKKVFLRIIALLAIASFSISACKYNNSEEVVAKIGDENIYLTDVDINIQNSLYEFLFGIFKVRAIALESLIIERVLIKESEIQGISVDSLVKMSVRKRMKNFKIDEFIKLNSLENGVIDPKQPFRNISIDSEEGKIILNKSYEDFLKSEYVNDLKKKFQVTTTLKPPIGPKLDLRGVSFMGRGYELSKHAVWIISDFTCPSCRQYEHTINAFYERFKDKVFFKYAHFSGGVNTSMILADCAGEQDKYWDAYTALHKQNVDSPTEVKALMAYLKLDAAKCMACIAGYDSTKVLASMKRLADQKVTGTPTIIIDGRIYYGEISLEELSKQLNAALDQ